Proteins found in one Paenibacillus sp. FSL R10-2782 genomic segment:
- a CDS encoding CehA/McbA family metallohydrolase: MRDAVYLDKSKRKYKGNLHLHTTWSDGSQEALDVVAAFKDKGYDFISITDHDVFVRTAEYDTDSFIVLPGMERGGLNHVPDKDSGYHFGVLGDPTIESEKEQFHHLQSFEIPIPWEGSQSPQKLIDEMRAHGNLVIFNHPEWHLTRFEDMVQYDGFFAIEIYNHATEWTPSSSYGAAYWDHALQNGKRVFGIAADDSHNHDPNSKIAEYGGGWISVEAEELSQQGIIDALKKGQFYSSSGPEILDYRVEDGFVNVECSPCQYIMFKAFPQRGPFLVQYETGELMTSGSMMIQKDMQYIRVECVDEKGRVAWSNPIFVGDLAEEEQQ, encoded by the coding sequence ATGAGAGACGCAGTGTATTTAGACAAAAGCAAACGAAAGTACAAAGGGAATTTGCACTTACACACAACATGGTCAGATGGATCGCAAGAGGCGCTGGATGTTGTCGCTGCGTTCAAGGATAAGGGCTACGACTTTATCAGTATAACGGATCATGATGTATTCGTTCGTACGGCTGAATATGATACGGATTCTTTCATCGTGCTGCCAGGCATGGAAAGAGGAGGTTTGAATCACGTGCCGGATAAAGACTCTGGCTACCACTTTGGAGTGCTGGGTGATCCGACAATAGAGTCGGAGAAGGAACAATTTCATCATTTGCAATCGTTTGAGATTCCCATTCCTTGGGAGGGATCACAATCTCCGCAGAAGCTAATTGATGAAATGAGGGCTCATGGAAATCTCGTCATTTTCAATCACCCGGAATGGCATTTGACACGTTTCGAGGATATGGTTCAGTACGATGGATTTTTTGCGATTGAAATATACAATCATGCCACGGAATGGACGCCAAGTTCGTCTTATGGGGCGGCCTACTGGGATCATGCGCTTCAAAATGGCAAGCGTGTGTTTGGGATCGCTGCTGATGACTCGCACAATCATGACCCAAACAGCAAAATTGCTGAGTATGGGGGCGGCTGGATTTCTGTCGAGGCGGAGGAGCTTTCGCAGCAAGGGATTATAGATGCACTAAAGAAGGGACAGTTTTATTCCAGTTCTGGACCTGAGATCCTGGATTATCGTGTAGAGGATGGGTTCGTCAACGTTGAGTGTTCGCCCTGCCAATATATTATGTTTAAAGCATTTCCACAACGCGGGCCGTTCCTCGTGCAATACGAGACAGGTGAGCTGATGACCTCTGGAAGCATGATGATTCAGAAGGACATGCAATATATTCGGGTCGAATGTGTGGACGAGAAGGGCAGAGTGGCATGGTCTAATCCGATCTTTGTGGGAGATTTGGCGGAGGAGGAACAACAATGA
- the phnX gene encoding phosphonoacetaldehyde hydrolase yields the protein MKIEGIILDWAGTTVDYGCFAPVQVFMDIFKEMGIPLTMEEVRVPMGQLKRDHIRSLLQMPRIEASFQVKFGRSYTEADIDELHDRFEPRLLSILPQYGKPNPHVVETVHQLRQQGLKIGATTGYTSTMLSIVVKAAKKYGYEPDHWVTPDQVMDKGRPYPYMIYENMKQLGLCHHAQVVKVGDTISDIQEANSAGVWAIGIVKGSSMLGLTEAEVEHLSPEEEGQIIAGVRKNYMEAGAHAVIKDMSQLPLMIEQINERLMNKELPYANPHQ from the coding sequence ATGAAAATTGAAGGCATTATTTTAGATTGGGCAGGGACGACAGTTGATTATGGCTGCTTTGCACCAGTGCAGGTATTTATGGATATTTTCAAGGAAATGGGCATCCCATTAACAATGGAAGAGGTTCGGGTTCCAATGGGGCAACTGAAGCGGGATCATATTCGATCGTTGCTCCAAATGCCAAGAATAGAAGCTTCTTTTCAGGTGAAATTTGGCCGTAGTTATACGGAGGCGGATATTGATGAGCTGCATGATCGATTTGAACCTAGACTGCTGTCTATTCTCCCGCAATATGGGAAGCCAAATCCACATGTTGTAGAGACTGTACATCAATTGAGACAGCAAGGCTTAAAAATTGGAGCAACGACAGGCTATACTTCGACTATGCTTTCCATAGTGGTGAAAGCAGCGAAGAAATATGGCTATGAACCCGATCATTGGGTAACTCCTGACCAAGTTATGGATAAAGGCAGACCTTATCCGTATATGATCTATGAGAATATGAAACAGCTTGGCCTGTGTCATCATGCTCAAGTGGTTAAGGTCGGAGATACGATTTCTGACATTCAAGAGGCGAATAGTGCTGGTGTATGGGCGATTGGCATTGTGAAAGGCAGCTCTATGCTTGGTCTTACGGAAGCTGAGGTAGAGCATTTGTCTCCAGAGGAAGAAGGCCAGATTATTGCTGGTGTGCGTAAGAACTATATGGAAGCGGGAGCGCATGCCGTTATTAAGGACATGTCCCAATTGCCTCTAATGATTGAGCAAATCAATGAACGATTGATGAATAAGGAGCTGCCTTATGCTAATCCGCATCAATAG
- a CDS encoding tyrosine-type recombinase/integrase — protein sequence MDAKKVKKLPFEEVAWDWLKTYSEGKVKESTVRVRSKEIKILVRYIPKVNIDKVTHKQYQNILNDLDDKKYARTTIEGVHVTANMIMKYAIKNKMRLDNPCTGAVIPAKMLTVEEIENTTIEDEFLEKPEITEFLQAVYLHGLPMDLERFYLLAFSGMRSGELCSLKWTDINFETNEIRVTKTLYNEQNNMKLYKLTPPKTKGSIRTFDLDETIMNLLADYRNRQQKIVQENRKMYPDYHDKDFVFCRDNGYPFIQKNILIRMDRILKKTSIKKEVLPISSDTPI from the coding sequence GTGGATGCCAAGAAAGTAAAAAAGCTCCCTTTCGAGGAAGTTGCATGGGATTGGCTTAAAACCTACTCTGAAGGAAAGGTTAAAGAAAGCACCGTCAGAGTAAGAAGCAAAGAAATTAAAATTTTGGTGAGATACATTCCCAAAGTAAATATTGACAAGGTAACGCATAAGCAATACCAAAACATACTCAATGATCTCGATGATAAAAAATATGCCCGAACCACAATTGAAGGGGTACATGTCACTGCGAATATGATTATGAAATATGCGATAAAAAATAAAATGCGATTGGATAATCCTTGCACCGGTGCAGTCATACCAGCCAAAATGCTGACTGTAGAAGAAATTGAAAATACGACCATTGAAGACGAATTTTTAGAAAAGCCTGAAATAACGGAGTTCCTTCAGGCAGTATACCTGCATGGCCTACCAATGGATTTAGAGCGTTTTTATCTTCTCGCCTTTTCAGGCATGCGTTCAGGGGAACTATGTTCCTTAAAATGGACGGATATTAATTTTGAAACGAATGAAATACGAGTGACCAAGACTCTATATAATGAGCAAAACAATATGAAGCTATATAAACTCACTCCGCCTAAAACTAAAGGGTCTATCCGCACTTTCGACTTGGACGAAACCATTATGAACTTGCTTGCCGATTATAGAAATAGACAGCAAAAAATAGTTCAGGAAAACAGAAAAATGTACCCTGATTATCATGACAAGGATTTCGTATTCTGTCGTGACAATGGATATCCATTCATCCAAAAAAACATCTTGATTAGAATGGATAGAATCTTAAAGAAAACATCAATCAAAAAAGAAGTACTCCCCATATCTTCAGACACACCCATATAA
- a CDS encoding LytTR family transcriptional regulator DNA-binding domain-containing protein: protein MIVTCVKIHDRDGTDSDFVEISLYDVNYIDLWQPTKSKESCPAYHTSTGSYIGLRTLKDVSRAYAKYGFKSYDRSTVVNENMIKRTETDAHGSKIFFDDGSFVGIRTKL from the coding sequence ATGATAGTAACGTGCGTAAAAATCCATGATCGGGATGGGACAGACTCGGATTTTGTCGAAATTTCGCTATACGATGTGAATTACATTGATTTGTGGCAGCCAACCAAGAGTAAGGAGTCATGTCCTGCCTACCATACCTCAACAGGCTCATACATAGGTTTGAGAACGCTAAAGGACGTCTCAAGGGCTTATGCTAAGTATGGCTTCAAATCCTATGATCGCTCAACGGTTGTGAACGAGAACATGATTAAGCGTACTGAAACGGATGCTCATGGTAGTAAAATATTCTTTGATGATGGTAGTTTTGTAGGAATAAGAACAAAACTATAG
- a CDS encoding sugar ABC transporter permease, giving the protein MEIPVALAKTAYKKPFTKKVYPYLFIMPFALLVLVFFILPAIATIIMSFTNLNASMKINFVGLDNFKRIFSDYSMPQILWNTFIFAVVTLVFSLFFGLFISIATQYFLKGKFTAVIYRVLWLIPSIIPAVVYVTFWKYLFDPTDEGFINKVLLLFQPDGDPISWFTKIAMAVVIIATIVSTTSGGMILLSAAISSIPEDLYKAAKVDGASEKSVITKIILPSLKWPLMYITISDLIGFVSSYFFILLLTNGGPMRDTTTLSLYAYQQAFNLKYYGYGAALSLVVVLISLILTLWLLRLFDFDEMIKPSRIED; this is encoded by the coding sequence ATGGAGATCCCAGTGGCTTTGGCCAAGACGGCTTACAAGAAGCCTTTTACCAAGAAAGTGTACCCATATTTATTCATTATGCCCTTTGCTCTTCTGGTGCTAGTCTTTTTTATTCTTCCGGCTATTGCGACCATTATCATGTCCTTCACGAATTTGAATGCATCAATGAAAATCAACTTTGTTGGTTTGGACAATTTCAAGCGAATATTTTCCGATTACAGCATGCCTCAAATTTTATGGAACACCTTCATATTTGCAGTTGTTACGCTCGTGTTCTCTTTGTTCTTTGGTTTATTTATATCGATTGCGACCCAGTACTTCTTAAAAGGTAAATTTACGGCAGTCATTTATCGTGTCCTTTGGTTAATTCCGAGCATCATTCCTGCTGTTGTATATGTTACGTTCTGGAAATATTTATTTGATCCTACGGATGAGGGGTTTATCAATAAGGTTCTGCTCTTATTCCAGCCAGATGGCGATCCCATTTCGTGGTTTACGAAAATCGCTATGGCTGTCGTGATCATTGCTACCATTGTATCTACAACTTCAGGCGGCATGATTCTGTTATCGGCTGCAATTAGCTCCATACCTGAAGATTTGTATAAGGCTGCCAAAGTAGATGGAGCAAGTGAAAAATCGGTCATCACTAAAATTATCCTTCCTTCATTAAAATGGCCGCTAATGTATATTACGATATCCGACCTTATCGGTTTTGTGTCCTCCTATTTCTTCATCTTACTACTGACCAATGGCGGGCCTATGCGAGATACGACAACGTTATCTTTATATGCGTATCAGCAGGCCTTTAATTTAAAATATTATGGCTACGGTGCCGCTCTTTCTCTTGTGGTAGTTCTGATCTCGCTTATTTTGACATTATGGCTGCTGAGGCTGTTTGATTTCGATGAAATGATCAAGCCATCACGCATTGAAGATTAG
- a CDS encoding MATE family efflux transporter, whose amino-acid sequence MIRKSGFTWEMKGLVIPSVLQMLVANSFSLVNMLMMTNLGDGAVAVTAAVGRISFILSMILTAVYGMTAYITQYHGKQQHTLMRATFGFMLLTGICISLLSFVVVWIWKEPILSLFIKDDELLPLGIQYVTIMVFVFVISAIRDAYAQALGSLGKVKITLYVGLCAMAINITLDYGLIYGKLGLPNLGVAGAAWGTLIASGTSLLFLFVFIYCKSYYLNIRFQELFSLPLILRKQVVKTITPLVFHEGMWSIGNMLYAVAFGSLSIAALTTFQLANTLQGYFMMGIHGFAYAAKVMIGQKLGQDKQEQALDYARRFTRISVIAGIIVSVVMMMVSPFVSFIFPYLSEEVHTSLGNILLLQAVAMTAFFLNNVWIVGMFRAGGDNLFTMSMILITTWAIALPAVFVGAYVLRLSPEWVYALFLCEEISKAFIGYKRYRSQKWMRNLVKNVPETPSSALSL is encoded by the coding sequence ATGATCAGAAAGTCTGGGTTTACTTGGGAGATGAAAGGGTTAGTTATTCCTTCTGTGCTACAAATGCTTGTTGCTAATTCATTTTCGTTAGTGAATATGCTAATGATGACCAATCTAGGTGATGGGGCGGTGGCTGTTACTGCTGCTGTGGGCAGAATCAGCTTTATTTTATCGATGATCCTTACGGCAGTCTACGGGATGACCGCGTACATAACCCAGTACCATGGAAAACAGCAGCATACGCTTATGCGAGCAACATTCGGTTTTATGCTGTTGACGGGAATTTGCATCAGTCTTTTGTCATTTGTTGTAGTATGGATTTGGAAGGAGCCGATTCTTTCTCTATTTATTAAGGACGATGAGCTACTGCCGCTTGGTATTCAATATGTCACGATTATGGTTTTTGTTTTTGTAATCAGTGCGATTAGAGATGCTTATGCCCAAGCGCTGGGATCTTTGGGGAAGGTTAAGATAACGTTATATGTCGGTTTATGTGCAATGGCGATTAATATTACACTCGACTATGGGCTGATTTACGGGAAGTTGGGTTTACCCAACCTGGGTGTTGCAGGAGCGGCATGGGGAACGTTGATAGCTTCAGGTACGAGTCTTCTGTTTTTGTTTGTTTTCATTTATTGCAAATCGTATTATTTAAATATTCGATTCCAAGAGCTGTTCAGTTTACCTCTGATACTACGCAAGCAGGTGGTGAAAACGATAACCCCACTAGTGTTTCATGAAGGAATGTGGTCGATCGGAAATATGCTGTATGCCGTAGCTTTTGGATCATTAAGCATCGCGGCATTGACTACATTCCAGCTTGCGAATACGCTACAAGGGTATTTTATGATGGGGATTCACGGATTTGCCTACGCGGCAAAAGTGATGATCGGACAAAAGCTGGGACAGGACAAGCAGGAGCAAGCGCTGGATTATGCTCGCAGATTTACTCGGATTTCGGTCATTGCGGGTATAATCGTTAGTGTTGTCATGATGATGGTTTCGCCGTTTGTGTCCTTTATTTTTCCTTACTTAAGTGAGGAGGTTCACACTTCTTTAGGAAATATCCTTCTGCTGCAGGCTGTGGCAATGACCGCATTTTTCTTGAATAATGTATGGATTGTCGGTATGTTTAGAGCAGGTGGAGATAATTTGTTTACGATGAGCATGATTTTAATTACAACATGGGCCATTGCATTACCGGCAGTATTTGTTGGGGCATATGTGCTCCGTCTGTCGCCGGAATGGGTGTATGCATTATTTTTGTGTGAAGAGATAAGTAAGGCCTTCATAGGGTATAAACGTTATCGCTCCCAGAAATGGATGCGGAATTTGGTTAAGAATGTCCCTGAGACGCCTTCCTCGGCGTTATCTTTATAA
- the phnW gene encoding 2-aminoethylphosphonate--pyruvate transaminase — translation MSNPYLLLTPGPLSTTSTVKEAMLKDWCTWDHEYKAIVEQIRLQLLEVGRTSNEHYAALFMQGSGTFGIEATLGSVIPSDGKLLILQNGAYGKRIEEIAKVLKIPHLSLVFEANTQVDPQAVERKLVEDEAITHVAMVHCETTTGILNPLEAVMDVIKRNNRIAVIDAMSSFGGIPIDVEELQIDFIISSSNKCIQGVPGFSFILCKRDELIKCKGRARSLSLDLYDQWETMEKDAGKWRFTSPTHVVHAFAQALKELDEEGGVEARHTRYRTNQQIVLEGLTQAGITAYLPRELQSPIITTFLYPTHIPFAFEHFYNFLKSAGFVIYPGKLTDANVFRIGNIGDVHAKDMERLSEQILRYVGVTKYEN, via the coding sequence ATGAGCAATCCGTATTTATTATTAACACCGGGTCCCTTATCCACAACCTCAACGGTCAAAGAGGCGATGCTAAAGGATTGGTGTACTTGGGATCATGAGTATAAGGCGATTGTCGAGCAGATTCGTCTGCAACTATTAGAGGTTGGCCGCACTTCTAACGAGCACTATGCCGCTCTGTTCATGCAGGGCAGTGGCACCTTCGGTATTGAAGCGACGCTTGGATCTGTCATCCCGAGTGACGGCAAGCTGTTAATTTTGCAAAATGGCGCGTATGGGAAGCGCATCGAGGAAATCGCAAAGGTGCTCAAAATTCCCCATCTATCTCTTGTATTTGAAGCTAATACGCAGGTAGATCCACAAGCAGTGGAGAGGAAACTGGTTGAGGATGAAGCTATTACACATGTGGCCATGGTCCATTGTGAGACGACAACAGGTATTCTGAACCCGCTTGAAGCGGTGATGGACGTAATTAAGCGAAATAATCGAATTGCAGTCATCGATGCAATGAGCAGCTTTGGTGGCATTCCGATTGATGTCGAGGAGTTGCAAATCGACTTTATAATAAGCAGTTCAAATAAATGCATTCAGGGCGTTCCAGGCTTTAGCTTTATTCTATGTAAAAGGGATGAACTCATAAAATGCAAAGGAAGAGCGCGGTCGTTATCGCTTGATTTGTATGACCAGTGGGAGACGATGGAGAAGGATGCTGGCAAATGGCGCTTTACTTCGCCAACGCATGTCGTGCACGCGTTTGCGCAGGCGCTAAAGGAGCTAGATGAAGAGGGCGGCGTGGAAGCCCGTCATACGCGATATCGGACCAACCAGCAAATCGTCTTGGAAGGGTTGACTCAAGCTGGCATTACGGCCTACTTGCCAAGGGAGCTACAGTCTCCCATTATTACAACCTTCTTGTACCCAACACATATCCCTTTTGCATTTGAACATTTTTATAACTTCTTGAAGTCGGCTGGTTTTGTCATTTACCCTGGCAAATTAACAGATGCTAATGTATTTCGAATCGGGAATATAGGGGATGTGCATGCCAAGGATATGGAGCGATTAAGTGAGCAAATATTACGTTATGTTGGAGTGACCAAATATGAAAATTGA
- a CDS encoding helix-turn-helix transcriptional regulator, with translation MAIKPGRCLLKQRLREIRKDQQWLSEVTGITKSQISEYANNRRLMSLTTAMNIAAAIGCHMDDLYERIEFSSTE, from the coding sequence ATGGCCATAAAACCTGGTCGTTGCCTGCTGAAGCAAAGATTGCGTGAAATACGAAAAGATCAACAATGGCTGAGTGAAGTGACTGGGATTACCAAGTCTCAAATCTCTGAGTACGCCAATAATAGACGCTTGATGTCTCTAACAACTGCTATGAACATTGCAGCAGCTATCGGGTGCCATATGGATGATCTTTATGAGCGAATCGAATTCAGCAGCACTGAGTGA
- a CDS encoding CehA/McbA family metallohydrolase, with protein MRDAVLLDAVCQKYKGNIHAHSVRSDGEYTVEQMIEAYRSKGYDFMCLSDHEIYFHSDAYDTETFIMLDGYEMACEMERNTTGQQYHLHGLLDRSLLAEKPFQHDEEHAKPDYESLDTIQQLIDEMRSKGNLVIMNHPEWSKNREEDLLKLEGYAAIEIYNHQSEIQEAVGYGVSYWDYVLKRGKQVNAIASDDAHGGPTDMVVSEFYGGWIAVETDQLEQQAIIEAIKAGHYYSSNGPMIHDLRIENDRFKVKCSPVRSIRFITFPDNGLAEMDPTSQCITEAEYLIQNNEQYVRVECVDASGKVAWSNPIYPKSERQLLEEL; from the coding sequence ATGAGAGATGCTGTTCTTTTGGATGCTGTCTGTCAAAAGTATAAAGGAAACATTCATGCACACTCTGTTCGCAGTGATGGCGAGTATACCGTAGAGCAAATGATAGAAGCCTATCGCTCTAAGGGCTATGATTTTATGTGCTTGAGTGACCATGAGATCTATTTTCATAGCGATGCGTATGACACGGAAACGTTTATTATGCTGGACGGCTATGAAATGGCTTGCGAGATGGAACGTAATACGACCGGTCAGCAGTATCATCTGCATGGACTTTTGGATCGCTCATTGTTGGCAGAGAAGCCTTTTCAGCATGATGAGGAACATGCAAAGCCGGATTATGAGAGCTTGGATACCATTCAGCAATTGATTGATGAAATGAGGAGCAAAGGAAATCTTGTCATTATGAATCATCCCGAATGGTCTAAAAATCGGGAAGAGGATTTGCTTAAACTTGAGGGCTATGCAGCGATCGAAATCTATAATCACCAATCCGAAATCCAAGAGGCGGTAGGTTATGGTGTATCCTACTGGGACTATGTACTTAAGCGAGGCAAGCAGGTAAACGCAATCGCCTCAGATGATGCTCACGGGGGGCCGACTGATATGGTGGTATCGGAATTTTATGGAGGTTGGATAGCTGTAGAGACCGATCAATTAGAGCAGCAGGCGATTATCGAGGCCATAAAAGCAGGTCATTATTATAGCTCCAATGGTCCCATGATCCATGATCTTCGCATTGAGAACGACAGGTTTAAAGTCAAATGCTCTCCTGTACGAAGCATTCGTTTTATTACTTTCCCGGACAATGGCTTGGCTGAAATGGACCCGACGAGCCAATGCATCACCGAAGCCGAATATCTCATTCAAAATAATGAGCAATATGTGCGCGTGGAATGTGTCGATGCATCGGGCAAAGTAGCGTGGAGCAATCCAATCTACCCGAAATCTGAGCGGCAGTTATTGGAGGAGCTATGA
- a CDS encoding aspartate aminotransferase family protein, with protein sequence MLIRINSRIEGDINGTDERQAWQDEHLSEETLAVLDQDSKLFLHQSMSTPCLNAIVSAEGIYIEDVDGRRVMDFHGNSVHQVGYKNEHVMNAIIKQMQQLPFLPRRYTSQVAIDLAQKLTELAPGDLNKVLFAPGGTSAIGIALKLARRATGKHKTISTWDSFHGASLDAISVGGEAVFRSGIGPLMTGTEHMMPYNSYRSIFGEGETAAAKNLDYLSYMLEREVDVCAVMLEPIRSTDVQIPSVAYMQRLRQICDDYGVLLILDEIPTALGRTGKMFVHEHYDIVPDIVVIGKGFGGGIFPMAGIVAREYLDIAGDISLGHYTHEKSAVGCAAALATIEYIEKENLLDHAQSMEKWLLFHLGELQKKYAVIGDVRVKGMLAAIELVSDRETKEKEVTGAEKVLYECLSRGLSFKVSSGNVITLVPPLITSITQMEEAILILDQSLEQVFTKGKQINNS encoded by the coding sequence ATGCTAATCCGCATCAATAGTCGTATAGAAGGAGATATCAATGGAACGGATGAACGTCAAGCTTGGCAAGATGAGCATCTAAGTGAAGAGACGCTTGCTGTCTTGGACCAGGATAGCAAGCTCTTTCTTCATCAGTCGATGTCCACGCCATGTTTAAATGCCATTGTAAGTGCAGAGGGAATATACATTGAGGATGTGGATGGACGCAGAGTAATGGACTTTCATGGAAATAGCGTTCATCAGGTGGGTTACAAAAATGAGCATGTAATGAATGCCATCATTAAACAGATGCAGCAACTGCCATTTCTGCCCCGCCGATATACGAGCCAGGTTGCGATTGATCTGGCACAGAAGCTGACCGAGCTTGCACCGGGAGATTTGAACAAGGTGCTATTTGCACCCGGAGGTACAAGTGCTATTGGAATAGCACTAAAGCTTGCACGCAGAGCAACTGGTAAGCACAAAACCATTTCGACGTGGGATTCCTTTCATGGCGCAAGCCTGGATGCAATATCGGTTGGTGGCGAAGCTGTATTCAGGAGTGGGATTGGACCGTTGATGACTGGAACAGAGCATATGATGCCTTATAACAGCTATCGTTCAATCTTTGGTGAAGGAGAAACGGCTGCTGCCAAAAATCTGGACTACCTATCCTATATGTTGGAACGAGAAGTTGATGTGTGCGCTGTCATGCTTGAGCCCATTCGCAGCACGGATGTACAGATTCCAAGCGTTGCCTATATGCAACGACTTCGTCAAATCTGCGATGATTATGGCGTGTTGCTCATATTGGATGAAATACCGACGGCATTAGGTCGTACAGGCAAAATGTTCGTTCACGAGCATTATGATATTGTTCCAGATATCGTTGTCATTGGTAAAGGTTTTGGAGGCGGGATTTTTCCGATGGCGGGCATCGTTGCGAGAGAGTATTTGGATATTGCGGGCGACATTTCACTCGGACATTATACCCATGAGAAAAGCGCTGTAGGCTGTGCGGCAGCTTTGGCTACCATTGAATACATCGAAAAGGAAAACCTGCTTGACCATGCGCAAAGTATGGAGAAATGGCTGCTTTTTCATCTTGGGGAGTTGCAGAAGAAGTATGCCGTAATAGGTGATGTTCGGGTTAAAGGCATGCTTGCGGCAATAGAACTCGTATCTGATCGCGAGACAAAAGAGAAGGAAGTGACAGGCGCTGAGAAAGTTCTCTATGAATGCTTGTCCCGAGGACTAAGCTTCAAGGTATCCAGCGGAAATGTCATTACGCTTGTCCCCCCACTAATTACCAGTATTACACAAATGGAGGAAGCTATTTTGATTTTGGATCAATCGCTGGAGCAAGTGTTCACAAAAGGAAAACAGATTAATAACTCTTAA
- a CDS encoding DeoR/GlpR family DNA-binding transcription regulator, with the protein MSLAGEERKLSIMNMLNEHGKVIAGDLARMFEVTTETIRRDLDELEKENKLKKVYGGAIKLKVEVEPALFERACINQEAKEKIGYLAFTLIDDHDVIFIDEGTTPLQIIPYLSQKQQVTVLTSSISAMMSLIELKKREQFDGRIIMLGGEVSVKHLRVSGAIAEANMSDFFVNKAFVTVDALSMEHGFTSYDYEKATLTRKWIQQSETSIVLADSSKWYKRSMVKICDFENVDVVISELEPPSEWKAQLEDSNTKWMMPSESYT; encoded by the coding sequence ATGTCTCTTGCGGGTGAAGAAAGAAAGCTAAGTATTATGAACATGCTGAACGAGCATGGGAAGGTCATTGCGGGCGACCTGGCACGCATGTTCGAGGTTACAACAGAAACGATTCGTAGAGATTTGGATGAGCTGGAGAAGGAGAATAAGCTCAAGAAGGTGTATGGCGGTGCGATCAAGCTGAAGGTAGAGGTAGAGCCAGCATTGTTTGAAAGAGCCTGTATTAACCAAGAGGCGAAGGAGAAAATTGGATATCTTGCTTTTACACTAATTGATGATCATGACGTTATCTTTATAGATGAAGGCACGACACCGCTTCAGATTATCCCGTATCTATCTCAGAAGCAGCAGGTTACCGTTCTAACGAGCTCGATCTCTGCCATGATGTCCTTGATCGAGCTCAAGAAACGAGAGCAATTCGATGGCCGAATTATTATGCTTGGCGGCGAAGTGAGCGTGAAGCATCTCCGTGTATCAGGTGCTATTGCAGAAGCAAATATGTCGGATTTTTTTGTGAATAAGGCATTTGTAACTGTAGATGCCTTATCGATGGAGCATGGATTTACAAGCTATGACTATGAAAAAGCAACGTTAACTCGCAAATGGATTCAGCAGTCGGAAACGTCTATTGTTCTGGCGGATTCATCAAAATGGTACAAACGATCGATGGTTAAGATATGCGACTTCGAGAATGTCGATGTGGTTATTTCGGAACTGGAGCCTCCATCAGAATGGAAGGCCCAACTGGAAGACTCCAATACAAAATGGATGATGCCGAGTGAATCATATACGTGA
- a CDS encoding tyrosine-type recombinase/integrase, protein MLSEAGVDLKTIMKRVGHDDLETTLKIYTHVTDKMKKDANEKIRIHFANILNFNFTKDHLSLQEM, encoded by the coding sequence ATGCTCTCAGAGGCTGGAGTAGACCTAAAAACGATTATGAAGCGTGTGGGACATGATGACCTGGAAACAACTCTAAAGATCTACACACACGTCACAGATAAGATGAAAAAGGACGCAAATGAGAAAATAAGAATTCACTTTGCAAATATATTGAACTTCAATTTCACGAAAGATCATCTCTCTTTGCAAGAAATGTGA